The Halomicronema hongdechloris C2206 genome includes a window with the following:
- a CDS encoding PP2C family protein-serine/threonine phosphatase, whose product MPYLWAVGKGVEAIPVGNRIADRYEVMAPHIWRDTKPQQLAVADIPVPELVQPYLRAYPHSLHLPQVYGWIEQSDAAPVLLLSNAPIHPRSGKLYPAIGDALSQATALRQAHWLWQMLTLWTPLQTLGVSESLLHPDNLRIEGWRLRLRELDRNATSPSLAQLAALWRSWLPDLQAELAESVETVCQAMVEPEADITQLSQQLNTIVLHQVSTVTLHLQIAGGTSVGQQPRNEDACYPEGLMDSSDTEAMPRLGIVCDGVGGHEGGEIASRLAVQSLQLQLRGLFSHAEDANEPLPPELVSQQLEAAIRVVNDLLNQQNDSQGRLERQRMGTTLALALLLPQRLQTASGWQPVSELYIAHVGDSRVYWITPQYCHCLTVDDDVAGREIEAGQWPQIARQHSQAGALTQALGTRSAAFLHPHIQRFILDEEGVLLLCTDGLSDYGRVEQSWANYIGLIVKDIITLEDAVKAWLELANQKNGHDNVSVVLMHCKPRLKATAEMASLVNQRQDQAVTDDLPATSKALLYGETPDNDAQPTPAPKPDPRPSSVSWRRLGWILAVIVVAVALSSWWFLARKPSTPESPGPSQQSP is encoded by the coding sequence ATGCCCTATCTTTGGGCAGTTGGCAAAGGGGTCGAGGCGATTCCGGTGGGCAACCGGATTGCTGATCGCTATGAGGTCATGGCCCCTCACATTTGGCGTGACACCAAACCTCAGCAGCTAGCAGTCGCTGACATCCCGGTACCCGAATTAGTTCAGCCCTATTTACGAGCCTATCCTCACTCGCTGCATCTGCCGCAAGTCTATGGCTGGATAGAGCAATCTGATGCGGCTCCAGTGTTACTGCTAAGCAATGCCCCCATCCATCCTCGCTCCGGCAAACTATATCCAGCCATCGGCGACGCGTTAAGTCAAGCAACGGCCCTACGCCAAGCTCACTGGTTGTGGCAGATGTTAACCCTGTGGACCCCCCTGCAGACCTTAGGGGTGAGTGAAAGCCTCTTACACCCAGATAACCTACGGATAGAGGGATGGCGACTGCGATTGCGAGAACTTGACAGGAATGCTACCTCACCGAGCCTAGCCCAGTTGGCCGCCCTGTGGCGCAGCTGGTTACCCGATCTGCAAGCAGAGCTGGCAGAATCTGTGGAGACAGTCTGCCAGGCCATGGTAGAGCCTGAGGCTGATATCACCCAACTCAGCCAGCAGCTGAATACTATCGTGCTGCATCAGGTCAGCACCGTTACTCTACATCTCCAGATAGCAGGGGGAACCAGTGTTGGTCAGCAGCCGCGCAATGAGGATGCTTGCTATCCCGAGGGACTGATGGATAGCAGCGATACTGAAGCCATGCCTAGACTGGGGATTGTCTGTGATGGCGTCGGTGGCCATGAGGGCGGTGAAATTGCCAGTCGATTGGCAGTGCAGTCCTTGCAGTTACAGCTGCGAGGTCTGTTCTCTCATGCAGAAGACGCCAATGAACCGCTACCCCCTGAGCTCGTTAGCCAGCAGCTGGAAGCGGCGATTCGCGTGGTGAATGATCTGCTGAACCAGCAAAACGATAGCCAAGGACGCTTAGAGCGACAACGCATGGGCACCACCTTAGCCTTGGCCCTGTTATTACCGCAGCGGCTACAGACGGCCTCCGGTTGGCAACCGGTCAGTGAGTTGTATATCGCCCACGTCGGCGATAGTCGTGTTTATTGGATCACCCCCCAATACTGTCACTGCTTAACGGTGGATGATGATGTGGCGGGGCGAGAAATTGAGGCAGGTCAGTGGCCTCAAATCGCTCGTCAGCACTCCCAAGCCGGAGCTCTAACCCAGGCCTTGGGAACCCGTTCAGCAGCTTTCCTACATCCTCATATCCAGCGGTTCATTCTAGATGAGGAGGGAGTACTGCTGCTCTGCACTGATGGCTTGAGCGACTACGGTCGGGTAGAGCAGTCTTGGGCTAACTATATTGGCCTGATTGTCAAAGACATTATTACTCTCGAGGATGCGGTCAAGGCTTGGTTGGAATTAGCCAATCAAAAGAATGGCCACGATAATGTCAGCGTCGTGCTCATGCACTGTAAACCGAGGCTTAAGGCCACGGCTGAGATGGCCTCCTTGGTAAACCAGCGCCAAGACCAAGCGGTTACTGACGACTTACCTGCAACCTCCAAGGCGTTACTCTATGGCGAAACGCCAGATAACGATGCTCAACCAACGCCAGCTCCCAAGCCTGATCCTAGACCTTCGTCCGTTTCCTGGAGGCGCCTAGGTTGGATTCTAGCCGTGATTGTGGTGGCAGTAGCCTTAAGCAGCTGGTGGTTCTTAGCTCGCAAACCCTCTACTCCTGAGTCACCTGGCCCATCTCAGCAGAGCCCTTAG